A genome region from Methylorubrum populi includes the following:
- a CDS encoding NAD-dependent succinate-semialdehyde dehydrogenase, whose amino-acid sequence MAYPNTGLQIGGAWIAAEARDAIPVVNPATGEVIGAVAKATVDDLDRALAAAARGFATWRAVSAFDRGRILRRAADLLRERVEGIARLMTLEQGKPLREARVETLSAADTLDWFAEEGRRAYGRVIPPRAEGVVQIVVREPVGPVAAFTPWNFPINQAVRKVAAALCVGCAAILKGPEDTPASCAELVRALLDAGVPGDALGLLYGDPAAISGHLIPAPEIAKISFTGSTAIGKELAALAGRHMKRVTMELGGHAPAIVCADADIERAVEILAANKFRNAGQVCVAPTRFLVERPVYDEFVDRFAARAAAITVGDGLDESVQMGPLIHERRRLAVEALIADAEAAGGRIATGGGRPHNRGFFMAPTILTDVPKTARILNDEPFGPVATIAAFSDLDEALGEANRLPFGLAAYAYTCSNRTATRLGANIACGMLGINHHGLGLPETPFGGVGDSGYGSEGGPEALEGYLSTKFITMAT is encoded by the coding sequence ATGGCCTATCCGAACACCGGACTGCAGATCGGCGGCGCCTGGATCGCGGCGGAAGCCCGCGACGCGATCCCGGTCGTCAACCCTGCGACCGGAGAGGTGATCGGGGCGGTCGCCAAGGCCACCGTCGACGACCTCGACCGGGCGCTGGCGGCCGCCGCGCGCGGCTTCGCGACATGGCGCGCCGTCTCGGCCTTCGATCGCGGGCGCATCCTGCGCCGGGCCGCCGACCTGCTGCGCGAGCGCGTCGAGGGAATCGCCCGGCTGATGACCCTGGAGCAGGGCAAGCCCCTGCGCGAAGCGCGGGTCGAGACGCTGTCGGCGGCCGACACCCTCGACTGGTTCGCCGAGGAGGGCCGGCGCGCCTACGGCCGCGTGATCCCACCGCGGGCGGAAGGGGTGGTGCAGATCGTGGTGCGCGAGCCCGTCGGGCCGGTCGCCGCCTTCACCCCGTGGAACTTCCCGATCAACCAGGCGGTGCGCAAGGTTGCCGCCGCCCTCTGCGTCGGCTGCGCGGCAATCCTCAAGGGGCCCGAGGACACACCGGCGAGCTGTGCCGAGCTGGTGCGGGCGCTGCTCGATGCGGGCGTGCCGGGCGACGCGCTCGGACTGCTCTACGGCGATCCCGCGGCGATCTCCGGCCATCTGATCCCGGCACCGGAGATCGCCAAGATCTCCTTCACCGGCTCGACCGCCATCGGCAAGGAACTCGCCGCCCTTGCCGGCCGGCACATGAAGCGGGTCACGATGGAACTCGGCGGGCACGCCCCGGCGATCGTCTGCGCCGACGCCGACATCGAGCGCGCGGTCGAAATCCTGGCCGCCAACAAGTTCCGCAACGCCGGGCAGGTCTGCGTCGCGCCGACGCGCTTCCTCGTCGAGCGCCCGGTCTACGACGAGTTCGTCGACCGCTTCGCCGCCCGCGCCGCGGCGATCACCGTCGGCGACGGCCTCGACGAGAGCGTGCAGATGGGGCCGCTCATCCACGAGCGCCGCCGCCTCGCCGTGGAGGCGCTCATCGCCGACGCCGAGGCCGCGGGCGGCCGGATCGCGACTGGGGGCGGGCGCCCGCACAACCGGGGCTTCTTCATGGCGCCCACGATCCTCACCGACGTGCCCAAGACTGCGCGCATCCTGAACGACGAGCCGTTCGGCCCGGTCGCGACGATCGCAGCGTTCTCGGATCTCGACGAGGCGCTCGGGGAAGCCAACCGCCTGCCCTTCGGCCTTGCCGCCTACGCCTACACCTGCTCGAACCGGACGGCGACCCGACTCGGCGCGAACATCGCCTGCGGGATGCTCGGCATCAATCATCACGGGCTGGGTCTGCCCGAGACGCCGTTCGGCGGCGTTGGCGATTCCGGATACGGTAGTGAGGGCGGTCCGGAAGCCTTGGAAGGCTATCTATCGACGAAGTTTATCACCATGGCGACGTAG